In the Sphingomonas sp. LM7 genome, one interval contains:
- a CDS encoding amidohydrolase codes for MARDLPFIDAHVHLWDLDRIAYPWLTPPFADDGPNGSVEPIARTYLLDDYLADAEGWDVRGIVHVDAGADGAAALAETQWLQGMADSRGMPNAIIAFAPLDDPDAEALLEAHAAHPNVRGIRHIVNWHADPRRTYSPRDVTLDDAWARGFGLLGKYGLSFDLQAYPGQFAGLARLIARHPETQIIINHAGMAVPGEWEQWRAGMAALAALPNVATKLSGMGFTHRPWSLDQARGYILEAIELFGADRAMFASDFPTDKLFGSFAQHLDAYAEITADFTQTERRGLWARNANRIYRLGLDV; via the coding sequence GTGGCGCGCGATCTGCCCTTTATCGATGCCCATGTGCATCTCTGGGATCTCGATCGCATCGCCTATCCATGGCTGACGCCCCCCTTCGCCGATGACGGTCCGAACGGCAGCGTCGAGCCGATCGCTAGAACCTATCTGCTCGACGATTACCTCGCAGATGCCGAGGGCTGGGATGTCCGCGGGATCGTCCATGTCGATGCCGGCGCGGACGGCGCCGCGGCGCTCGCCGAGACCCAATGGCTCCAGGGCATGGCAGACAGTCGCGGCATGCCCAATGCGATCATCGCCTTCGCCCCGCTCGACGATCCCGATGCCGAGGCGCTGCTGGAAGCGCATGCTGCGCACCCGAACGTCCGCGGTATCCGCCATATCGTCAACTGGCACGCCGATCCGCGCCGCACCTATTCGCCGCGCGACGTCACGCTGGACGATGCCTGGGCGAGGGGTTTCGGACTGCTCGGCAAATACGGCCTGAGCTTCGATCTCCAGGCCTATCCCGGGCAGTTCGCCGGGCTCGCCAGGCTGATCGCCCGGCACCCCGAAACGCAAATCATTATCAATCATGCGGGCATGGCCGTCCCCGGCGAATGGGAGCAGTGGCGTGCCGGCATGGCCGCGCTGGCTGCGCTCCCCAATGTCGCGACCAAGCTCTCGGGCATGGGCTTCACCCACCGCCCGTGGAGCCTGGATCAGGCGCGCGGATATATCCTCGAAGCGATCGAGCTGTTCGGCGCCGATCGTGCGATGTTCGCCAGCGACTTTCCAACCGACAAGCTTTTCGGCAGCTTCGCGCAGCATCTCGATGCCTATGCGGAGATCACCGCCGATTTCACGCAAACCGAGCGTCGTGGCCTATGGGCACGCAACGCCAATCGCATCTACCGGCTCGGGCTGGACGTCTAG
- a CDS encoding MFS transporter, with protein sequence MSDTQDHKWRDTILAGLANYIDAGSIVAGSVALALWREIYGLSDSFIGLIGAFSANAISAGVGALIGGILCDKFGRKKIYQYDMLFYAFGMLFLVFASAPWMIVLGFVLVGLAVGADIPASWSLIAEQAPDDKRGAHSGVAQLLWYLGPVAVLVAAYFLQPWGITGVRWIFAHLAVLALGLTFLRSRMRESQRWEESQVSSGGVPKQNWRELFSPRYLGAIVFLASMYGFWNLWAGFNGFFTPYLVKEHNLPEWVATIVPASYFLIGMVSILAIFMTLSDRVNQRLLFGISAGMHVIGMALLAIFGFTLEIYILHVVIMGVAGGFGAQSFFQLWSAELFPTAIRSTAQGLTFAIVRIGLGIWSFFVPWLASYDYTTLAWILTGFLVVSGLVGLVWAPRNEGKSLEAIAAERG encoded by the coding sequence TTGAGCGACACCCAGGATCATAAGTGGCGCGACACCATCCTCGCGGGTCTCGCCAATTATATCGATGCGGGCTCGATCGTTGCGGGATCGGTGGCGCTGGCGCTGTGGCGGGAGATCTACGGCCTGTCGGACAGCTTTATCGGGCTGATCGGCGCGTTCAGCGCCAACGCGATCTCGGCGGGCGTCGGCGCGCTGATCGGCGGCATCCTGTGCGACAAGTTCGGGCGCAAGAAGATCTACCAGTACGACATGCTGTTCTACGCGTTCGGCATGCTCTTCCTGGTCTTCGCCTCGGCGCCGTGGATGATCGTGCTGGGCTTCGTACTGGTCGGGCTCGCCGTGGGTGCCGACATCCCCGCCTCCTGGTCGCTGATCGCCGAGCAGGCGCCCGACGACAAGCGCGGGGCGCATTCGGGGGTGGCGCAGTTGCTCTGGTATCTCGGGCCGGTCGCAGTGCTGGTCGCGGCCTATTTCCTCCAGCCCTGGGGCATCACCGGGGTGCGCTGGATCTTCGCGCATCTGGCGGTGCTGGCGCTCGGACTGACCTTCCTGCGCTCGCGGATGCGCGAGTCGCAGCGTTGGGAGGAAAGCCAGGTTTCGAGCGGCGGTGTGCCCAAGCAGAATTGGCGCGAGCTGTTCAGCCCGCGCTACCTTGGCGCGATCGTGTTTCTCGCTTCGATGTACGGCTTCTGGAACCTGTGGGCGGGCTTCAACGGCTTCTTCACGCCGTATCTGGTCAAGGAGCACAATCTTCCCGAATGGGTCGCGACGATCGTCCCGGCGAGCTATTTCCTGATCGGCATGGTCTCGATCCTGGCGATCTTCATGACGCTGTCGGACAGGGTAAACCAGCGGCTGCTGTTCGGCATTTCGGCAGGCATGCATGTGATCGGCATGGCGCTGCTCGCGATCTTTGGCTTCACGCTGGAAATCTACATCCTCCATGTCGTGATCATGGGGGTCGCCGGCGGCTTCGGCGCGCAGAGCTTCTTCCAATTGTGGTCGGCCGAACTCTTCCCGACGGCAATCCGTTCTACGGCGCAGGGACTCACCTTCGCGATCGTGCGCATCGGGCTGGGCATCTGGAGCTTCTTCGTGCCGTGGCTCGCTTCCTATGACTACACCACGCTCGCCTGGATCCTTACCGGCTTCCTGGTGGTGAGCGGACTGGTCGGGCTGGTCTGGGCACCGCGCAACGAAGGCAAGTCGCTCGAGGCGATCGCGGCGGAGCGCGGATGA
- a CDS encoding glycoside hydrolase family 43 protein: MMRIKALFAALAVLFATPVAAQPKADPAPLLLPQMQLHDPFIVADKASKTYYLFTRNETAMTGDRRLGTMVYTSKDLKHWSRPRVVFALPEGTWAKGGAWAPEVHQWKGRWYLFTTFHDEAATLPAEGKRKPYRRGTILAVADKVDGPYRVVRNGEPIVDKALMTLDGTLHIDAQGKPWLVYAHEWLQTTIGTIEAIPLNDDLSAAGKPRVLFRANEAPWAKGQRQPDGDTVWVTDGPEFYRTANGTLTMLWSSYGERGYVQSIARSTSGRLEGPWEQLDPLVRRDSGHGMLFRAFDGRLMMVLHRPFTLALGKLYEMKDAGDRVEVVRQATELDLEAYPTHPCVQPHTPTERKVDC, translated from the coding sequence ATGATGCGGATCAAGGCCCTGTTCGCGGCGCTTGCCGTGCTTTTCGCGACGCCGGTGGCTGCGCAGCCCAAGGCCGATCCGGCGCCGCTGCTGCTTCCGCAGATGCAGCTCCACGATCCGTTCATCGTCGCCGACAAGGCATCGAAGACCTATTATCTGTTCACGCGCAACGAGACCGCGATGACCGGCGACCGCCGGCTCGGCACGATGGTCTATACCAGCAAGGACCTGAAGCACTGGAGCCGCCCGCGCGTCGTCTTCGCGCTGCCCGAAGGAACCTGGGCCAAAGGCGGCGCCTGGGCGCCCGAAGTGCACCAGTGGAAGGGGAGATGGTATCTCTTCACCACCTTCCACGACGAAGCCGCAACGCTGCCTGCGGAGGGCAAGCGCAAGCCCTATCGTCGCGGTACGATCCTCGCGGTGGCGGACAAGGTCGACGGGCCGTACCGCGTGGTGCGGAACGGCGAGCCGATCGTCGACAAGGCGCTGATGACGCTCGACGGCACGCTGCATATCGACGCGCAGGGCAAGCCCTGGCTCGTCTATGCGCATGAGTGGCTGCAGACGACGATCGGTACGATCGAGGCGATCCCGCTCAACGACGATCTCTCCGCTGCGGGCAAGCCGCGCGTGCTGTTTCGCGCCAACGAAGCGCCCTGGGCCAAGGGCCAGCGCCAGCCCGATGGCGATACCGTCTGGGTAACCGACGGCCCCGAATTCTACCGCACCGCAAACGGCACGCTGACGATGCTGTGGTCGAGCTATGGCGAGCGCGGCTATGTCCAGTCGATCGCGCGTTCGACGTCGGGACGCCTCGAAGGCCCGTGGGAGCAGCTCGACCCGCTGGTCCGGCGCGACAGCGGCCATGGCATGTTGTTTCGCGCATTCGACGGACGGCTGATGATGGTGCTCCACCGCCCGTTCACGCTGGCGCTGGGCAAGCTTTACGAGATGAAGGACGCGGGCGATCGGGTCGAAGTGGTGCGTCAGGCGACCGAGCTCGATCTCGAAGCCTATCCGACGCATCCCTGCGTCCAGCCCCACACGCCGACCGAGCGGAAGGTGGATTGCTGA
- a CDS encoding BNR repeat-containing protein, whose protein sequence is MLRLLAPLALIWAAPAAAQKIEAIDRVWAGHDVAFALVATRSHIHVGYYDAARQLSVASRARGSSWWTYTRLPSWVGWDSHNRIAMAVDAEGQLHVAANMHNDPLVYFRTRLPGDVRTLARVQMMVDAAAERSMTYPEFLKDAGGRLIFKYRDGGSGRGREIYNVADGEGWKRLIDAPLVEGEGKRSAYFVGPVLGPDGWFHLSWVWRDTPDAATNHDLSYARSPDLVHWQRADDTPLPLPIRLDAADIVDPVPVRGGMINNNTPLGFDALGRPVIAFHKFDAAGNTQVFVARRQERRWRVTQASDWKGFRWAFGGMGSLDFRLRVAAPIVAGSTLIVPVIRDGKAIDLLLDGETLARIGERPRVTLADRLAARIGVPAGMQLNTVEDASGAAIAWATLPANRDLPREDVPEPQVLRLVLPN, encoded by the coding sequence ATGCTGCGGCTGCTGGCGCCGCTCGCGCTGATCTGGGCGGCGCCGGCAGCGGCGCAGAAGATCGAGGCAATCGACCGGGTCTGGGCCGGGCACGACGTGGCGTTCGCGCTGGTGGCGACCAGGAGCCATATCCATGTCGGCTATTACGATGCCGCGCGGCAGCTCAGCGTCGCAAGCCGTGCGCGCGGGTCTTCGTGGTGGACCTATACGCGGCTGCCCAGCTGGGTCGGCTGGGACAGCCATAACCGCATCGCGATGGCAGTGGATGCTGAGGGCCAGCTGCATGTCGCCGCGAACATGCACAACGACCCATTGGTCTATTTCCGTACGCGCCTGCCGGGCGACGTGCGCACGCTGGCGCGCGTCCAGATGATGGTCGATGCCGCCGCCGAGCGTAGCATGACCTATCCCGAGTTTCTCAAGGACGCGGGCGGGCGGCTGATCTTCAAATATCGCGACGGTGGCAGCGGGCGGGGCCGCGAGATCTACAATGTCGCGGACGGCGAAGGCTGGAAGCGGCTGATCGACGCCCCGCTGGTCGAAGGCGAAGGCAAGCGCAGTGCCTATTTCGTCGGGCCGGTGCTCGGCCCTGACGGCTGGTTTCACTTGAGCTGGGTGTGGCGCGATACGCCCGACGCGGCGACCAATCACGACCTTTCCTATGCGCGCAGTCCCGACCTGGTGCATTGGCAACGCGCGGACGACACGCCCCTGCCCTTGCCGATCCGGCTGGATGCCGCCGACATCGTCGATCCGGTGCCCGTGCGCGGCGGCATGATCAACAACAACACGCCGCTTGGGTTCGACGCGCTGGGGCGGCCGGTCATCGCGTTCCACAAGTTCGATGCGGCGGGGAATACGCAGGTCTTCGTCGCCCGGCGCCAGGAACGGCGCTGGCGCGTCACGCAGGCAAGCGACTGGAAGGGGTTCCGCTGGGCGTTCGGCGGGATGGGCTCGCTCGACTTCCGGCTGCGCGTCGCGGCGCCGATCGTGGCGGGCTCGACGCTGATCGTACCGGTGATCCGCGACGGCAAGGCGATCGACCTGTTGCTGGATGGCGAGACGCTGGCGCGGATCGGCGAACGGCCGCGGGTGACGCTTGCCGATCGGCTGGCGGCGCGGATCGGGGTGCCTGCGGGGATGCAACTCAATACGGTAGAGGACGCGTCAGGCGCGGCGATCGCCTGGGCGACCTTGCCCGCCAATCGAGACCTGCCGCGCGAGGATGTGCCGGAGCCCCAGGTGTTGCGGCTGGTATTGCCGAACTAG
- a CDS encoding glycoside hydrolase family 105 protein, translated as MALRTALLLLAATGGVLQVGTAVAQTSVEASPRAAIDAATKLARWQLARMHDTSLISRAGGETRNPRAWEQAAFWVGMTVLADHGAPADIGKEIHARGRANQWQPGRLPFFADDHAITQSYLWAAKHGAGAAPLQSVRRVFDNVVNNAPRVTLAFVVPEKGGYGATECLVRWCWCDALFMAPPAMLELANQTGDRRYRDYALREIWATTNFLYDPAERLFYRDSRFFDRRDAKGRKMFWSRGNGWVVAGLALMIPKLPKGDPERRKLEALFVEMAGKVKATQKPDGYWAPSLLAPEESPPESSGTGFFTYGLAWGVKAGLLPRAEYEPTVRKGWSALARSIQPDGRLGYVQQVSDRPEQVLATDTQYYGVGAFLLAASAVADLKLD; from the coding sequence ATGGCGCTGCGCACTGCATTGCTTTTGCTGGCCGCAACCGGAGGCGTGCTCCAGGTCGGCACTGCCGTCGCCCAGACTTCAGTCGAGGCGAGCCCGCGCGCAGCGATCGACGCGGCGACGAAGCTGGCGCGCTGGCAGCTCGCGCGGATGCACGACACCAGCCTGATCTCGCGCGCCGGCGGCGAGACGCGCAACCCCCGCGCCTGGGAACAGGCCGCATTCTGGGTCGGCATGACCGTGCTCGCCGACCACGGCGCACCGGCGGACATCGGCAAGGAGATCCACGCCAGGGGCCGCGCCAATCAGTGGCAACCCGGCCGCCTGCCCTTCTTCGCCGACGATCACGCGATCACCCAGAGCTATCTATGGGCGGCGAAGCACGGCGCGGGCGCGGCGCCGCTGCAATCGGTGCGCCGCGTCTTCGACAATGTCGTGAACAATGCCCCGCGCGTCACGCTCGCCTTCGTCGTCCCCGAAAAGGGGGGCTATGGCGCCACCGAATGCCTGGTGCGCTGGTGCTGGTGCGACGCACTGTTCATGGCGCCCCCGGCAATGCTCGAGCTCGCCAACCAGACCGGCGACCGGCGCTACCGCGACTATGCGCTGCGTGAGATCTGGGCGACGACCAACTTCCTCTACGACCCCGCCGAACGCCTGTTCTACCGCGACAGCCGCTTCTTCGATCGCCGCGACGCCAAAGGGCGCAAGATGTTCTGGAGCCGCGGCAATGGCTGGGTCGTCGCCGGGCTCGCGCTGATGATCCCCAAGCTGCCCAAGGGCGATCCCGAGCGGCGGAAGCTGGAAGCATTGTTCGTCGAGATGGCGGGCAAGGTGAAGGCAACCCAGAAGCCTGATGGCTATTGGGCGCCTTCGCTGCTGGCCCCGGAGGAGTCGCCGCCGGAATCGAGTGGTACGGGCTTCTTCACCTATGGCCTGGCCTGGGGTGTGAAGGCGGGGCTGTTGCCGCGCGCCGAGTACGAGCCCACGGTGCGCAAGGGCTGGTCGGCACTGGCCCGTTCGATCCAGCCCGACGGGCGGCTCGGCTATGTCCAGCAGGTCAGCGACCGGCCCGAGCAGGTGCTCGCCACCGACACGCAATATTATGGCGTCGGCGCCTTCCTGCTCGCGGCGAGCGCCGTCGCGGACCTGAAGCTCGACTGA
- a CDS encoding TonB-dependent receptor, whose amino-acid sequence MRLKSVILASTSFLILAGAAPAFAQTDSTPTAQDPAAVAADVTEQEATSEDAIVVTGLRRSLESAQRIKRESDGIVDAIVAEDIGKLPDTFASSALARVSGVQVNRGGGESAGVTVRGLPDISTTYNGREIFTAEGRFVQIQDFPAGTVAALEVYKSGTANLIEGGIGGQVNVRGRKPFDFDGFELSGSLNGVNWEQSGKLSWNGNLLVSDRWETGIGEMGLLVNGSYVGINFLDSTREQSLVIGTTNPGNAPGTTGGVRFPDAQGMFLGYGDRFRPSANAAFQWKPSPELEIYVDGLFQGYRGKDTNRWLFVPIFGGLTLTNLTTRADDPTIAQSATVTGAAAPDGYWGAAKGKTDTYQFGGGAIWKRGGLQVSGDIAYTDSKYTFDLVNIDYAFASSPVRNVSFDAAEDGGASFDFVNFDATNAANFLSRGLYQQYLEVTGKDTQARADVSYDFDGGFLRRVQVGARYNEREAGRDFGDSYVNNLGAQIPITQLPVSFSTGLPGFKNSHAQPVRTYTFIPQESIRENLPALRQFFGQPAGLPAYNPTENFGGTEKALALYAQAKYGFDVGNVTIDGLVGFRAVRTKTELSGFVRQPDGSFVPTTEENDYWDYLPNVSARVAVSPEVQLRLAYTETRTRPGFFSLRPALSIGQAQNNQSPITLIDGTTTTNYRGASGGNPDLAPLTSQNYDASLEWYFSRSGSLTAAIFRRDAKGFIFNDLRNVPDPVYNALSINQPLNSGNTRFQGAEVSFTTFLDIDGLPEWAKGFGVQANGTYIDSKGDLSPRFNTLLDNERVPFNGVSKWTYNLVALYEKPFFSARLAYNYRSSFVVNYTEEALDVGPSFVTPGQNDPRIRGITERGRGQLDFSTTVTPIPNVTLAFDVVNLLGNPLQRYRQFNDAGDIFERQTIYLERTYSLGVRFRF is encoded by the coding sequence ATGCGCCTGAAGTCCGTGATTCTAGCTTCGACTTCGTTTCTCATTCTGGCGGGAGCCGCTCCCGCCTTTGCCCAGACCGATTCCACGCCTACCGCACAGGATCCCGCCGCAGTCGCAGCCGATGTGACCGAGCAGGAAGCGACGAGCGAGGACGCAATCGTCGTCACCGGCCTTCGCCGCAGCCTCGAATCCGCCCAGCGGATCAAGCGCGAGTCCGATGGTATCGTCGACGCGATCGTCGCCGAGGATATCGGCAAGCTGCCCGACACCTTCGCCTCCTCGGCGCTCGCGCGCGTCTCGGGCGTCCAGGTCAATCGCGGCGGCGGCGAATCGGCCGGCGTCACGGTCCGTGGCCTGCCCGACATCAGCACCACCTATAACGGCCGCGAAATCTTCACCGCCGAAGGCCGCTTCGTCCAGATCCAGGATTTCCCGGCGGGCACCGTCGCGGCGCTCGAAGTCTACAAGTCCGGCACTGCAAACCTGATCGAAGGCGGCATCGGCGGCCAGGTCAATGTGCGCGGGCGCAAGCCGTTCGACTTTGACGGCTTCGAACTGTCGGGCTCGCTCAACGGCGTGAACTGGGAGCAGTCGGGCAAGCTGTCGTGGAACGGCAATTTGCTGGTCAGCGACCGCTGGGAAACCGGCATCGGCGAGATGGGCCTGCTGGTGAACGGCTCCTATGTCGGCATCAACTTCCTCGATTCGACGCGCGAGCAATCGCTGGTGATCGGCACCACCAACCCCGGCAATGCGCCCGGCACCACCGGCGGCGTCCGCTTCCCCGACGCGCAGGGCATGTTCCTGGGCTATGGCGACCGCTTCCGTCCGTCGGCCAACGCCGCCTTCCAGTGGAAGCCGTCGCCCGAGCTCGAAATCTATGTCGATGGCCTGTTCCAGGGCTATCGCGGCAAGGATACCAATCGCTGGCTGTTCGTGCCGATCTTCGGCGGCCTGACGCTGACCAATCTGACCACCCGCGCCGATGATCCGACGATCGCCCAGAGCGCCACCGTCACCGGCGCCGCGGCGCCCGACGGCTATTGGGGCGCGGCCAAGGGCAAGACCGACACCTACCAGTTCGGCGGCGGCGCCATCTGGAAGCGCGGCGGCCTGCAGGTCTCGGGCGACATTGCCTATACCGACAGCAAATACACGTTCGACCTCGTCAACATCGACTATGCGTTCGCCAGCTCGCCGGTGCGCAACGTCTCGTTCGACGCAGCGGAGGACGGCGGCGCATCGTTCGATTTCGTCAACTTCGACGCGACCAACGCGGCCAATTTCCTCAGCCGCGGCCTCTACCAGCAATATCTGGAGGTCACCGGCAAGGACACGCAGGCGCGGGCCGACGTTTCCTACGACTTCGACGGCGGCTTCCTCCGCCGCGTTCAGGTCGGTGCGCGCTACAATGAGCGCGAGGCCGGCCGCGACTTCGGCGATTCCTACGTCAACAATCTCGGCGCGCAGATTCCGATCACCCAACTGCCGGTGAGCTTCTCGACCGGGCTTCCCGGCTTCAAGAACAGCCACGCCCAGCCCGTCCGCACCTACACCTTCATCCCGCAGGAAAGCATCCGCGAGAACCTGCCGGCGCTGCGGCAGTTCTTCGGCCAGCCCGCCGGCCTGCCGGCCTACAACCCGACCGAGAACTTCGGCGGGACCGAAAAGGCACTCGCGCTCTACGCGCAGGCCAAATACGGCTTCGACGTCGGCAACGTCACGATCGACGGCCTGGTCGGCTTCCGCGCGGTCCGCACAAAGACCGAACTCAGCGGCTTCGTACGCCAGCCCGACGGCAGCTTCGTGCCGACCACGGAAGAGAATGACTATTGGGACTACCTTCCCAATGTCAGCGCGCGCGTGGCCGTGAGCCCCGAAGTGCAGCTTCGCCTCGCCTACACCGAAACGCGCACCCGCCCCGGCTTCTTCTCGCTTCGTCCGGCGCTGTCGATCGGCCAGGCCCAGAACAACCAGAGCCCGATCACGCTTATCGACGGCACCACGACGACCAACTATCGCGGCGCCAGCGGCGGCAACCCCGACCTGGCACCGCTGACCTCGCAGAATTACGACGCCAGCCTGGAATGGTATTTCTCGCGCAGTGGCTCGCTGACCGCAGCGATCTTCCGGCGCGATGCGAAGGGCTTCATCTTCAACGACCTGCGCAACGTACCCGACCCGGTCTATAATGCGCTGTCGATCAATCAGCCGCTGAATTCGGGCAACACCCGCTTCCAGGGTGCGGAAGTCTCGTTCACCACCTTCCTCGACATCGACGGCCTGCCCGAATGGGCCAAGGGCTTCGGCGTCCAGGCGAACGGCACCTATATCGACTCGAAGGGCGATCTCTCGCCGCGCTTCAACACGCTGCTCGACAACGAGCGGGTGCCGTTCAACGGCGTGTCGAAGTGGACGTACAATCTGGTGGCGCTGTACGAGAAGCCGTTCTTCTCGGCGCGTCTCGCCTATAACTACCGCTCGAGCTTCGTCGTGAACTACACCGAAGAGGCGCTGGACGTCGGCCCGAGCTTCGTGACGCCCGGCCAGAACGATCCGCGCATCCGCGGGATCACCGAGCGCGGCCGTGGGCAGCTCGACTTCTCGACCACGGTCACGCCGATCCCGAACGTCACCCTGGCGTTCGATGTCGTCAACCTGCTCGGCAATCCGCTCCAGCGCTATCGGCAGTTCAACGACGCAGGCGACATCTTCGAACGCCAGACCATCTATCTCGAGCGCACCTACTCGCTCGGCGTGCGCTTCCGCTTCTGA
- a CDS encoding Gfo/Idh/MocA family protein codes for MAESGTRAIRLGLVGIGKIARDQHLPALAADDRFDLVATASRHATVDDVKGYHDIGTMIDGGHKLDAVSLCTPPDGRYEQAVIAIDAGLHVMLEKPPATTLTEIAALADRAKAKGVVLYTTWHSREAAGVEPAKAWLQGKRIEAVRITWKEDIRRWHPGQEWILAAGGFGVFDPGINALSIATKLLPEPMLLDKAWMEVPEGRASPLAAELEMRSGNARVDVVFDFLQTGPQTWDIEIDTDAGTLRLGMGGSILQLPGEAEQKAPDREYPRLYARFAELVAAGESDVDIRPLQIVADAFMLAERRVTAPFAF; via the coding sequence ATGGCGGAGAGCGGAACCCGGGCGATTCGGCTGGGACTGGTGGGGATCGGCAAGATCGCGCGCGACCAGCACCTGCCCGCCCTGGCGGCGGACGATCGCTTCGACCTGGTGGCAACTGCCAGCCGTCACGCCACCGTGGACGACGTTAAGGGCTATCATGACATCGGCACGATGATCGATGGTGGCCACAAGCTCGACGCAGTCTCGCTCTGCACGCCACCCGACGGCCGCTACGAACAGGCCGTGATCGCGATCGATGCCGGGCTCCACGTGATGCTCGAAAAGCCGCCGGCCACCACGCTCACCGAGATCGCGGCGCTGGCCGATCGCGCAAAGGCCAAGGGCGTCGTCCTGTACACCACCTGGCATTCGCGCGAAGCCGCCGGCGTCGAGCCCGCCAAGGCCTGGCTGCAGGGCAAGCGCATCGAGGCAGTGCGAATCACCTGGAAGGAAGACATCCGCCGCTGGCATCCCGGGCAGGAATGGATTCTGGCCGCGGGCGGTTTTGGCGTGTTCGATCCCGGCATCAACGCCCTGTCGATCGCGACCAAGCTGCTGCCCGAGCCGATGCTGCTCGACAAGGCATGGATGGAAGTACCCGAAGGCCGCGCGTCGCCGCTCGCTGCAGAACTTGAGATGCGCAGCGGCAATGCCCGCGTCGATGTAGTGTTCGACTTCCTCCAGACCGGTCCGCAGACCTGGGACATCGAGATCGACACCGATGCCGGCACGCTGCGCCTCGGCATGGGCGGCAGCATCCTGCAGTTGCCCGGCGAAGCGGAGCAGAAGGCGCCCGACCGCGAATATCCGCGGCTCTATGCGCGCTTCGCCGAGCTGGTCGCGGCCGGCGAAAGCGATGTCGACATCCGCCCGCTGCAGATCGTCGCCGACGCCTTCATGCTCGCCGAGCGACGCGTGACGGCGCCCTTCGCCTTCTAA